The Aspergillus chevalieri M1 DNA, chromosome 5, nearly complete sequence genome includes a region encoding these proteins:
- a CDS encoding uncharacterized protein (COG:S;~EggNog:ENOG410PFY1;~InterPro:IPR010347,IPR027415,IPR003903;~PFAM:PF06087;~go_component: GO:0005634 - nucleus [Evidence IEA];~go_function: GO:0008081 - phosphoric diester hydrolase activity [Evidence IEA];~go_process: GO:0006281 - DNA repair [Evidence IEA]) — translation MNGNDDMDEELKAAIAASLEDFQGSAHSRDPTSSKKHNVVDLTADSDDGDEVEEIFPKSRSVIGSETEDGDDYDEDLERAIQISMQGAPEKVEKSDGNEIVQMSTQKEDSPKPISVKNDKKPSPQAQKEEQPTQEQKPSFPGILGLDRKKMEEERLARLMKRKIDTSPDRREAKQSRTESPKGKRAGIKSPHKSPTPKPEPRKEQPKARSVDTPTSTPSVQFPAGVIKKTWNANARRIGNDIKINEVFQASDLELAVLSSFMWDMDWLFSNLDTKKTRFLLIMQAKEESTRRQYEAETAMMPNLRLCFPSMEGQVNCMHSKLMLLFHPGYVRIVIPTANLTSFDWGHDGTMENSVFLIDLPKKTGGNEDTKTAFYEELVYFLKASALHDNIIAKLDTFDFSRTAKYAFVHTIGGSHTGESWRRTGYCGLGRAVNSLGLRTSSPLNIDYVTSSLGSLNDDFLRSIYLAAQGDDGLTEYTARATKSKTTPDSNPHEWKDNRLRVYFPSEQTVKETYGGPNSAGTICFQSSWFNGPKFPSSILRDCASARKGLLMHNKIMYVRPDERISQLNSNTTSGGTCPAWAYIGSANLSESAWGRLVQDRASTVKSNPKPPKLNCRNWECGVIVPVSENEKRPDGDRECGRMLDVFRSTVPVPMSVPGKKYEGDGRLKPWYFMEGMNSRYGGF, via the exons ATGAATGGCAATGACGATATGGATGAAGAGCTCAAAGCGGCTATTGCAGCTTCATTGGAAGACTTCCAGGGTTCTGCACACTCACGCGATCCTACTTCTTCCAAGAAACATAATGTCGTCGATCTGACTGCAGACTCGGACGACGGAGATGAAGTAGAAGAAATCTTTCCAAAGTCTCGGTCTGTGATTGGGTCAGAGACCGAGGATGGGGATGACTATGATGAAGACTTGGAGAGAGCGATACAGATTTCCATGCAGGGTGCGCCGGAGAAGGTCGAGAAAAGTGATGGGAATGAAATTGTCCAGATGTCGACGCAGAAGGAAGACTCGCCGAAGCCAATTTCTGTCAAGAATGACAAGAAACCGTCTCCTCAAGCTCAGAAGGAAGAACAGCCCACGCAAGAACAGAAGCCATCCTTTCCGGGAATACTAGGCCTAGACcgaaagaaaatggaagaagaacGGCTTGCTCGTCTTATGAAGAGAAAAATAGATACCTCGCCGGATCGGCGTGAAGCAAAGCAGTCGCGAACAGAGTCTCCAAAGGGCAAGAGAGCAGGTATTAAGAGTCCTCACAAATCGCCTACTCCCAAACCAGAACCTCGCAAGGAGCAACCTAAGGCCAGAAGTGTTGACACCCCAACGTCCACACCCTCCGTCCAGTTCCCTGCCGGCGTGATCAAGAAAACGTGGAACGCCAATGCTCGGAGGATAGGCAACGATATCAAAATCAACGAGGTGTTTCAGGCGTCAGATTTGGAGTTGGCCGTTTTGAGCTCGTTTATGTGGGATATGGATTGGTTGTTTTCGAACCTTGACACGAAAAAGACGCGCTTTCTACTGATTATGCAGGCCAAAGAAGAGTCGACG AGACGCCAATACGAAGCCGAAACGGCTATGATGCCAAATTTGCGGTTGTGTTTCCCCTCTATGGAAGGGCAGGTAAACTGCATGCATTCAAAGCTCATGTTACTCTTTCATCCTGGATATGTCCGCATAGTCATCCCAACTGCGAATCTCACATCTTTTGACTGGGGACACGATGGAACAATGGAAAAT TCCGTCTTCCTAATCGACCTTCCCAAAAAAACCGGCGGCAACGAGGACACAAAGACGGCATTCTACGAAGAGCTAGTCTATTTTCTCAAGGCTAGCGCTCTGCATGACAATATCATCGCCAAGCTTGATACTTTTGACTTTAGCCGGACAGCCAAGTACGCTTTCGTGCATACTAT CGGCGGATCGCATACGGGAGAGTCATGGCGACGAACAGGATACTGTGGACTCGGACGGGCCGTGAACTCGTTAGGATTGCGCACTTCGAGCCCGCTCAACATTGACTACGTGACTTCCTCCCTTGGATCTTTGAATGACGACTTTCTTCGATCCATCTACCTCGCTGCGCAAG GCGATGACGGACTTACTGAATACACGGCGCGAGCCACCAAGTCTAAAACCACCCCCGACTCGAACCCCCACGAATGGAAAGACAACCGCCTCCGGGTATACTTCCCCTCCGAACAAACCGTGAAAGAAACATACGGCGGCCCCAACTCCGCTGGCACGATCTGTTTTCAATCAAGTTGGTTCAACGGCCCCAAGTTTCCGAGCAGTATACTCCGGGATTGTGCCAGTGCGAGGAAGGGTCTTTTGATGCATAACAAG ATCATGTACGTACGGCCAGACGAGCGGATATCGCAACTCAATAGCAACACCACCAGCGGCGGCACATGTCCGGCATGGGCATACATCGGAAGTGCCAATCTATCAGAGAGTGCCTG GGGCCGCCTCGTCCAAGACCGCGCCAGCACGGTGAAATCCAATCCCAAACCGCCCAAACTCAACTGTCGGAACTGGGAGTGTGGAGTCATCGTTCCTGTTTCTGAGAATGAAAAAAGACCTGATGGGGATAGAGAGTGTGGCAGAATGTTAGATGTCTTCCGCAGCACAGTGCCTGTTCCTATGAGTGTTCCTGGGAAGAAGTATGAGGGCGATGGTAGATTGAAGCCGTGGTATTTTATGGAGGGTATGAATTCTCGGTACGGTGGGTTTTGA
- a CDS encoding uncharacterized protein (COG:S;~EggNog:ENOG410PQQ7;~InterPro:IPR018788;~PFAM:PF10178) yields the protein MSTAMSDPFDLSQLQQPLHLPFPATTKQAAGKVNGVQTEVVYIEFADKILVTISQRGRLAHWLHVPLENHNPGTEGFHMIPDSSEDSLLPISNLTATSVLGGRVPGQETIGQLYARQIASAIVTKSPDEKRLLVVGLGLDTAEADRDIFFGIIELVLQCV from the exons atgtCTACCGCTATGTCTGATCCATTTGATCTCAGCCAGCTCCAGCAGCCTTTACATCTTCCGTTTCCGGCAACTACAAAGCAGGCCGCTGGCAAAGTCAATGGCGTCCAAACAGAGGTCGTCTACATAGAATTCGCCGATAAAATCCTCGTAACAATCTCTCAGAGGGGTCGTCTGGCTCATTGG CTCCATGTACCCCTGGAAAACCACAATCCAGGCACGGAGGGATTCCACATGATCCCCGATTCCTCCGAGGACAGTCTCCTTCCGATCAGTAACTTGACTGCGACTTCAGTTCTGGGCGGCCGGGTTCCTGGGCAGGAGACGATTGGTCAGCTTTATGCTCGTCAGATTGCAAGTGCCATCGTGACGAAGTCGCCCGATGAGAAGAGATTGCTTGTCGTTGGGTTGGGGTTGGACACTGCTGAGGCTGATCGAGATATTTTCTTTGGTATCATTGAACTTGTTCTTCAATGTGTCTAG